Below is a window of Quercus robur chromosome 6, dhQueRobu3.1, whole genome shotgun sequence DNA.
tattttccgctgcatattaacttagttggtgatttgtttgtgctaccacatatattgcatgttaattgaattaattaattaacttggctaattaattggttaattcatcacaaggggtcaatacattcttggcttatcatatattttgccacttaattctttttgagaattttgtcgagttccacttaaaaatatacatagaaCTTGAAATTGTTAATGTCAAGTTCCAGTCAGAACTCAACATCAATCATATCGAGTTCCAAAACTAAGATATTTTGCTACATAATTTGAACAGGGAGCTGTTTGACTACATAGTTCAAAAATTAGGGCCAAACAACCATTTTTCCCTGCATCATTGAGTGACATACATGGTTTTTCAACAACCATGTCCTAGTACTATTGCAATGGGAGAAGGGTATGTAGTATTTAGTTGGATGATGACTGGTTCACCATATTTCTATTTATGGTGCAAGTTGGGGTTTACCAGTTGAGCTCTTCTGGGCAAAAGTGGTAAAAGATACTAAATAAAAACGGATTCTTTGAGGAGATAGATAAAAGGGGAGAGAAGGTGGAAACATAAAAGGATAATGGGCATCCATGTGACCATCTTAGTGAACATTGAGGCAAGTGGGAGTGTTGGTGGATCTGCAGATAGTAGGAAAATACAAGACAAGTGAGAGACTTTTGTTTTTATGCCATTATTACTACGAACTATCAGGACATAAGTCGTCAGGGTGCTAAAGGAGAAACTaggatagaaaataaaagggatTGAGGTGGAGGAAGaaccatatataaaataaagggaGGAAGGGAAGGTGGATGATTAAAATGAGGGACAAAGTTGTAGTAATGCACCATACAAAATCAACCAGTAGCGACAATGCAACAAACTTGTAGTATGGGAAAAAGACCTAGGTGGATTGTgtaatcttatttatttataaactagTTACATTATAGTCCCATGAAATCCGACCCACTCTCttatttattggttttgatGCTATAAACCTCCCTTAGCATTCACATCTGGTTTGTAAAAAATATCacattttaccatcttaaaagctattttatctattttaccatatcattttacaacacacctaacatctcaaattttatttcttttgtcactttatttaaatattctttttttactgtttctctctctctctctctctctctctctctctcttccttttcctctctctccctcttcctcCAGGCAACCAAGCTccaacaaacccattaaaaaaccACCACTCACATCCCACTTAACCCACTAGACACTAGCcagcaaccaccaccacaaccaccatgcCACACCATGCCAACTtgcaaacccattaaaaaaaccaccaaacccaccaacAAGAACCACcaataggaagaaaaaaaaaacacacacacacacacatagcgCCAAAAACCACCAAACACTGGCCACAAAAACCACGCCAccaagagaggaaaaaaaaaaaacaaaccaacCCACAACCCCACGCCACCactacaaacaaacaaacaaacacacacaacaaccaaaaaaacccacaacccatAACCCATAACAACACTGCACCACCGCGACTCACCACGCCTCACCCACAACAGACCCACTAagacccaaacccaaaaccacCATGCCTCAAACCCACCATGACCTAAACCCACAATCACCATGCCTCAAACCCACCACGACTCAAACCCACTACCCACCACTCCTCCGCCACCAAATCCGACTCACAATACCTTTCAGCCAATAGATCTTTACTTCATCGGTGTGGAGGCCCAACCACTAGAGATGTGAGGAAAGATAGAGTGAGAAAGAAATGGACTGGGactagagaaagagaaagacagaggagagagaaagaataaaagagaTTAAAAGAATGAGATGAGgaataaatttgaatattttatttttgcaattaagctacagtaccatcataAAAATAGGatggcactgtagcacaattgcaattttttttacaattctaaGACTTTGCAAGACCAGGCAACGGGGGGTTTTAGGGCTCTGATACTAAATATTACCAACATATGGCATTTACAAGacccaatgtgaatgctcttaggcTTTTTGAAGTGGAGATATGAATCGCCTCTTCTTCATCTGTTGTCATTTGAAGTGTCTAAAGTTGCCCTATGAATTCCAAGTCCATCTCGACAGCCTAAGCATGTACAGACACTCCTAGCCCTAAGGAACTCTCCTAGgaaaaccaagaaaagaaagagagactcCTAAGTCCAAACCTAACGAGATGAGAGCTAACAAGTTCAGGTCTGGACAATGTATTGGTAGAAAttacaaatattatttataattcatAAAATCCCATGTTTCCTTCACATACTGTCATCACCAACAACTTAATTTGGAAAGTTCATTATATCCACTACTATATGTTAAAATATTGTCGTTTATTGCTAGAAATAGATTCAAGTTGCTTAGATCCATATATCTGAAGTGCAGTCACCACCAGGATATCTCATCTCATGGGCTAGGGAAGGACCATCAGGTTCAGCAGCAAAATCCACGAAAAAATTGGGGTTTATTTTCAGACCACCTTTCTCTGCATCAGCATCAATCTGCAACATGTGAGATCCTTTCTCCACAAGATCAGGATAAAATTGACGATCCCATGTACTGAAGAGTGAGTTGGTGACGTAGAGTCTCTTCCCATCTAAACTTAATTGGATCATTTGAGGCCCTCCTCTTAACTGATTTCCCTGAAAGGAAGATATGAAGCAAACAACATATTAAATTAAGGGAACTACATGGAGCAAAAGTACTGTCTTAGTTTGAGTGATTAAATAGTTTGTGCCAAACCAATGCACATAAACCACATAAACATAATTAAACTGGTGTACACTAACATGAACAACATATTAAATTAAGGGAACTACATGGAGCTAAAGTGCTGTCTTATATGAGTGATTAGCCCTTTTGGAATGAGATTTCTAGTAACATTGTTTAAGtattgtggaaatacgtgtaagTTAAAAAGTATTGTGGAACACTAACATGTAACATCAGAGATAGGAAGATGCTTAGTATTATTTTTCTACAGCTTATCAAACAAATGGTCTAGGCGTCCAGCTGAACTAGGCATATACCTATATGGGATAAAGGCACTCGAGTGATGAATATATAACAGGTCACTTATACGTTGTCTAGCCACTCACATATAGTGTATAGTGTTATCACATCGAGGTTTAGGTGGTCCATGTGCATCCATTACTAAATGATAATGATTGATGGTCACCAGATAATGAATAAAGCACTCAGTAGATTAATAATACATCTTTTTTTATAGAATCATGATGTAAATCAGAAGCAGAAAGAACCAAACAGTTATCTGATTCATCCCTGTGTGAAATACTTCTAGTGCAGGAACTGTTTTAACTGATATCTAAATTGCACATAAGCAGCATTCCCAACCAAGCCTATCTTGTTTGGGGAATTGTTACTAAAAGCACCCAATCAATCATCAATTAGGCAGCAATAAGCTATAGCTCAGAAAGAGTTTTAACTTTTACAATGGAGTTCATACAAACCTGGATCTCTGGAACATCAAATTGCCATGTTTTTCCATCTTCTCCCTCGGCCACTATTGGGCTTCCCTTTTGAATTAGTCCCCCAACCCATACTTGGCCTGTCAATACAGGATTCTTAGGGTCCTCAATGTTATACTGCCTCACATCCCCATGCAGCCAGTTCACAAAATACAGAAAACGATCATCAAGAGAGATCAGAAAATCAGTTATAAGCCCAGGCATTTCTGGaagaatccaattttgcaccTTCAATGGCTTCACTGATATTGCAATCTGCAAATATTAATCAATGCCTCAAATGAAAAGACAATACAGAGCAAATTACAAGGTGAACACAATATGGCACACTAACATACAGACATATATAAATATCTTATGTGCATACCTCATGGCTCCAAGAGCCATCTTGGGTCTGAAAAAATCGCACCATGTTACTTGTCAAGGCACAACCAACAAACCCTGTATCTTTTGAAGGATCATGCAGGAACCTTATCTGCAAAAGGGTTACATTGAGACAAAAATTGATCCAGACTTATTATGTtctgattaaaagaaaaaatatataaattaacaaATAATCATGTTGGCCATACTCTAGATGTAGGACACCAGAATATAGATTGTCTATGCACTCACCTCCAAAGGTAAGAGCCCTGTACTGCCAAGATCCAATGTTTGTTTCAGTTCACCACCTGGCCAGCTGTACACATGCAGATGCCTCCCATAAAGACCATCAGAAACATGCTGAAGGTTGAAACCTTTAGTGAAAGCAGCAGGGGCACCCCATGAGGAGCTTATCATTGTCTTGTGTCGTGGTTGGTACCAGAAATCATAGCCAAAAAGTGGACTGTGCCCTGGTTTCTCCCACCTGGTAGATGTGAAGGGAGCCTTAAGGTTACATCGTAATCAAATCTACAGTAAACATGCTCAATTTACAATGCCAGGAATTCAGTCATGCTATTAAACTGTCACCGTCTCACCATCTCCGTGAATATTTAAATAGATTTCCAATATTACTTGTGTGTTGTCAATCTTGTctttaaatttgataaattgtTTCCATTAATCAATATAACGAATTGCGCCAAAATTGGATACATAGATACGTGATTTAAAACTAGTTTGCTAACAGTAAAAGATTAGATTTATTTGTATGTCTCAGAACAGTACCTTCCTTTGACATTAAACTCAgaatcaagaagaagaaagccaCTCCCTGAAGCATTTCCATCTTTATCACCAAGGCATGACACCAGTAAGTCTCCAGAAGCAAGGCAATGGGATGTGTGTGGATAAGCCAAACCAGCCTTCTGAACAATATCTTCAGGCTCAACAACTTTATGCAGTGATGGAGCCTTGGAATTGGTTTTTGTGTCAATCACATATATGCGACCAGATCTGGAAAGGCTTGACTTATTAAGGAATATATTACCAACAGTTAATGCACCTCTTCAAATGATGAACCATCAATACTAGTAATCATAGCTTCTGACAAAAAGAACAGAAATTACAAAAAGGCTACATTAGGCCTCTTACGGAAGTGAAGTCATTATAAAATGCTTCCTCAGCATTTGAAAGGCATATATCCATCATAGAGCACCGATCCATTGGAAGtagaagaaaacacaaaaaagtacAATACCAgacaattttctttctttcttaggAGGCGGGGAGTTAATAATtctcaaaagttaaaaatatcaCGTTACATTAAACCATAAATTTGATCTTTTTGGTAAACACAAAAGACTTAAATAGGAAACAGATTATCTCGCATGTGTTTCTTTTGTGGGgatattcaaataataataaatatgaaGTATCAAACCTGAGCCATAATTTTCTAATCCACCTATACCAGTGAAGTTCAAGAGTTTGATACTGCTAGTGAAACTAAATTAAGGAACACTAGAGAGCCAATAATAggttattaaataaagaaatcaTCGTGAGATTACTATGAAGTCATTAGCATACACCTATAAAGCAATGGAATTACCATCTTATTGGATAGTGagtttacttttatttttatttttttaaatatgaaatcAGTGAGCTGCAAACACCAGATCAAACCTAAGCACAA
It encodes the following:
- the LOC126733419 gene encoding selenium-binding protein 1-like, with product MATDASVLKHGVVGNENNGHAACCNTGGPGYATPLEAMSGPREALIYVTCVYTGTGREKPDYLATVDIDPNSPTYSKVIHRLPVPYLGDELHHSGWNACSSCHGDPSADRRFLILPSLVSGRIYVIDTKTNSKAPSLHKVVEPEDIVQKAGLAYPHTSHCLASGDLLVSCLGDKDGNASGSGFLLLDSEFNVKGRWEKPGHSPLFGYDFWYQPRHKTMISSSWGAPAAFTKGFNLQHVSDGLYGRHLHVYSWPGGELKQTLDLGSTGLLPLEIRFLHDPSKDTGFVGCALTSNMVRFFQTQDGSWSHEIAISVKPLKVQNWILPEMPGLITDFLISLDDRFLYFVNWLHGDVRQYNIEDPKNPVLTGQVWVGGLIQKGSPIVAEGEDGKTWQFDVPEIQGNQLRGGPQMIQLSLDGKRLYVTNSLFSTWDRQFYPDLVEKGSHMLQIDADAEKGGLKINPNFFVDFAAEPDGPSLAHEMRYPGGDCTSDIWI